The Streptomyces sp. NBC_00335 DNA window CTGCGCCGGAGTCTGCAACGGCAGCGTCAACGGCGGAAACGGAGGCAACGGCGGCACCGCGTCCCCCGGCGGCGACGGAGGCAGCGGCGGCCGGGGCGGCAACGGCGGCATCTGCGTCGGCGTCGGCTGCGAGAGCAGCGGCCGCGGCGGCAACGGCGGAGCCGGCGGCGACGACGACTGACCGCCGGGCCGAGGGCCCGGGCACATCCCCCGTGGGGCGAGCACCGCTCGCCCCACGGGCGTGTGCAGGGATCGCTGGATAGACTTTTTTCGGGAGGCGCCTGATGGGCACGGCAGCGAACCAGGGCCTTTATACGGGCCGGGCCTCCGGCCTCATCGGCAGGCAGATCGCCGGCTACCGGATCGAGCGCATCATCGGCCGGGGCGGCATGGCCGTCGTGTACCAGGCGAAGGACCTGCGCCTGGACCGTACCGTCGCGCTCAAGCTGATCGCCCCGGAGCGCGTCCGGGACGAGGTCTTCCGGCGCCGCTTCGCCCACGAATCCCGGGTCGCCGCCAGGATCGAACACCCGCACATCGTCCCCGTCTTCGAAGCCGGGGAGATCGAAGGGGTCCTCTACATCGCCATGCGGTACGTCGCCGGGCCGGACCTGCGGGCCCTGCTGGACCGGGACGGACCGCTGCCCGTCCCGACCGCGCTGCGCATCGCCGCCCAGGTGGCATCCGCGCTCGACGCCGCCCACGACCACGATCTGGTGCACCGGGACGTCAAACCCGCCAACATCCTGGTCGCCGCGGGCACCGACAGCGAGCACCCGGAGCACATCTACCTCACGGACTTCGGGCTGACGAAGAAATCGCTGGCGCTCACCGGGTTCACCACGGCGGGCGAGTTCGTCGGCACGATCGACTACGTGGCGCCGGAACAGATCTCCGGGCGCCCGGTCGACGGAAGGTGCGACGTCTACAGCCTCGGCTGTGTCGTCTACGAGTCCCTCGCCGGCGGGCCCCCCTTCGTCCGCGACGATGCCCCCGCCCTGCTGTGGGCGCACCAATACGACAAGCCGCCTCCCCTGACGGAGAAGCGGCCGGATATCGCGCCGGAGGCCGGCGCCGTACTGGAGAAAGCTCTGGCGAAGGTCCCGGAGGACCGTTACGACTCGTGCCTGGAATTCGTGGCGGCGCTACGTGCCGCCACCGCCACCGCACCTGCCCGGCGGGCCGCTCCGCGCCCCGTGGATCCGGGGAGCGAGGCGCCGCCCGGGGAGCCGCCGAGGGAGCCGCCGGACTGGGCGCGGCCCGTGTTCACAGGCCCAGGGAGATGGCCAGGCGGGTCATCTCCGCCGTGGTGTTGATGCCCAGCTTGGCCCGGATGCGGCGCAGGTAGGCGTCGACCGTGTGCTTGGAGAGTCCCATGGAGCGGGCCGTCTGCACGTAGGTGCACCCGGCGGCGATGTGGCGGAGGGCTTCCTGCTCGCGCGGGGCGAGGACGGCTGCGGTGGCTGCGGTGTGGTGCGCGACGAGTGTGAGGCTCATGGGACTTCCTCCGGCACTTCGGCTCGATCATCACGGCTGCTCGCACCTTTGGAAGCAGGAGACATGTCCACGAATGTGAATGTATGTCCGTGTTAAAGAGCCTGTCGGTGGGAGTTCGCGAACCTGTCCGTCGTCTGTCACGGGCGTGTCACAGGGAAGGGGAGAAGGTCCTCGGAAGGTTTGCGGACCCCGGGTCCTGAGAGTCCGGGTCCCCGGAACCTGAGCTCCCCGGAACCTGAGGTCTCAGAACCCGAGGTCTCAGAACCCGACGAGGGACTGCTCGGCCCAGATGGTCTTGCCGAAGAGGGTGTGCCGGGTGCCCCAGCGCTGGGTGAGCTGCGCGACCAGCAGCAGGCCGCGCCCTCCCTCGTCGAAGATCCGGGCACGCCGCATGTGCGGGGCGGTACCGCTCGCGTCCGAGACCTCGCAGATCAGCGTCGTGCCCTCGTGGATGAGCCGCAGCTGGATCGGCGCCTCGCCGTACCGGATGGCGTTGGTGACCAGTTCGCTCACCACGAGCTCGGTGACGAAGGCGGCCTCGTCGAGCCCCCAGGCGGTCAGCTGGTCCGTGGCGCCCCGTCGGGCCTGCGCGACGAAGGAGGGGTCGGCGGGCAGGTCCCAGACGGCGACCTTGTCGGTGTGCAGGGCCCGGGTCCTGGCGACGAGCAGGGCCACGTCGTCCTCCGGGCGGTGGGTCAGCAGCGCCGTCAGCACCCGGTCGCAGACGGTGTCCAGAGTGGAGGCGGGCTGGATCAGGGCCGCGAGCATGCTGTCCAGGGCCTCGTCGATGTCGTGGTCGCGGGCCTGCAGGAGGCCGTCGGTGTACAGCGCGAGCAGGCTGCCCTCGGGAAGTTCGACCTCGACGGTCTCGAAGGGCAGGCCCCCCAGGCCCAGGGGCGGCCCCGCCGGAACGTCGAGGAGGTACGCGGAGCCCTCGGGGGAGACCACGGCGGGCGGCGGATGGCCGGCCCGGGCCGCCGTGCACACGCGGGTCACCGGGTCGTAGACCACGTACAGGCAGGTGGTGCCGATCCCGCCGGAGGATTCCTGGCCCGTCTCGTCCGCTGACAAGTGGATGATCAGGTCGTCGAGGTGGGTGAGCAGCTCGTCGGGCGGCAGGTCGACGTCCGCCAGCGTGCGCACCGCGGTCCGCAGCCGGCCCATGGTCGCGGAGGCGCGCATGCCGTGGCCGACGACATCGCCCACGACCAGGGCCACCCGGGCTCCGGACAGCGGGATCACGTCGAACCAGTCGCCGCCCACACCCGCCTCGCCGCCGGAGGGCAGATAGCGGGAGGCGATCTCCAGCGCCGACTGCACGGGCAGCGTGTGGGGGAGCAGACTGCGCTGCAGCGTCATGGTGCTCGTGTGCTCCCGGGCGGTCCGGCGCGCCCGGTGGATGCCCGTAGCCGCCCGGGCCGCGAGCTCCTCGGCCAGCCGCAGGTCCTCCGGATCGAAGGGCTCGCGCCGCTGGTGACGGCTGAAGACGGCCAGGCCGAGGGTGATCGCGCCGTCGCGCAGCGGCACCAGCATTATCGAATGGGTCCCGTACTCGCCGATCCAGGCGGCCCCTGGATCCTGCGCCACCCACCGCGCGACGGCCGGGTCGGCGGTCCCGTACACGGCGCCCCGCCCTGCGGCCAGACACTCCACGGGGGGCGACAGCGCCGGGTAGACGGCCGTCTCCCCGACCGCGAACCGGGACTCCTGGCTCCCGCCGAGCACCGACCGCACGGCGCTACGGGACACCGTGAGCGCCCCCGTACCGGGACCCGGGGACGGGGCCCCGCCGCGCGGGGAGGGTTCCAGCAGGTCGACGACCGCGAAGTCGGCGAGCCGGGGGACGGCCGCGTCGGCCAGTTCCTGTGCGGTGCGGGCGCTGTCGGGGACGGTGTCGATCCGGGCCCCGGCGAGGGTCGGCGGGAGCGGCTTGCGCGGGGCGGTCTCACCCGCGGCCTTGTCGTGTGCGCTCAGGTACACGGCCCGTGCCCGGCCGTCCGGGCCCGGTACGGGGGCCAGGGTGGTCGCCCAGCCGTTCGCCGAGCCCGCGCCGGGCGGCCGGACGAAGCCGTCCACGGACTGCGGCTCGCCCGTTTCCAGCGCCCGGCGCATCCCCCGCTCGACCTCCTCGCTCACCGGGCCGGGGGCGATCTCCGACAGGCGCAGCCCGCGCATCTCGGCCTCCGTGAGGGACAGCGCGTGGTGCATGCCGGTGTTCGCCCGCACCAGCCGCAGGTCCTCGTCGAAGACCGCCAGGACACAAGGGGAGCGGTCGAAGGCCCATTCGCCCAGGGGCCCGTCCCAGGACGCGGCCGCCGCCCCCGCCACCGCGGACACCACCAACCACTCGGCCGTCCCGCCGTCGGCCGTCCTGCGGTGGGCGAGGAGTCCCGTGTCCAGCCGGCGGCCGTCCCGGTGGCGCAGCGCCGCAGTGCCGCTCCACCGTTCCTGCCCGGGTGCGACCGGCCGCGCCGCAGTGCCCGTACCGCCGGATCCGGCGGTATCGCCGGGCCGGTCCGCGAGCAGATCCGCGGCGGGCATCCCCACGACCTCCGAGGCCAGGTAGCCGAGCAGCCGACGCGCGTCCTCGCTCCACCCGGTCACGATGCCCTGCTCGCTGACGGTGGCCGTGGCCGTGTACGCCGCACCCGGGGAGGCGTGCGTGGTCCGGGCGGGCCGCTCACCGGGAGGGGTGGGAAGTTGCTCCATCGCCGCTCATCTCGCCTTCGCTGGCCAGGGGCTCCACTGACAAGCATGAGACGGCGCGGCAAGGAGCACCAACGCAGTGCCGTCACGCGCCCGGAGCGGCCTGCGCGAGCGGCGCGGCTGCGGACGGTGCGGCGAGCCGCAGGGCCGCCGGGCCCGGTGCGGCAGGCCGGGTGGGCGCGGGCTCCTTCGCGGGGCGGCGGGCCGGGACCCGGCAGGACCGGCCGTCCGCCTTGGCCACCGGCAGGTCCAGGAGCCGGCGCTCCTCCGAGGCGACCAGCGCGCGCGGGTCGACGGGGGCGCCCAGGACCGCGAGCCGGGCGAGGGCCAGGACGAAGGTGCGTCCGTCGTCCGGCACCTCCCCGGTGACGGGGACGACGTGGACGTCGCCGTGGCCGGTGAGGTTGCGGCGGACCGAGGTGAGGAGCGAGGTCCCGCCGGCCACCTGGAGGAAGACGCGGGCCCCCCGGTCGTAGGCGGTGCGGACGGCGTCGTCGAAGAGGACCGGCGCGGACGCGTGCCGGGCCCACAGGCCGCGCAGCCGGTCGGGGTCCTCGCAGACCTCCGCGGTCACGGAGGAGACGAACGGCACGGCGGGGCTGCTGATGCGACGGGTGGCGAGGCCCGAGCGCACGGCCTCCTCGGCGCGGGCCAGCCGCGGGGAGTGGAAGGCGTTCGACACGTCGAGCGTCGCCGTGACGACCCCGGCTTCCGCGCAGGCCCCGCGCAGGGCGGCGAGACCTTCCGGAGTGCCGCTGACCACGACCTGCCGCGGCTGGTTGAAGCAGGCGAGCCACACGTCGTC harbors:
- a CDS encoding SpoIIE family protein phosphatase, with product MEQLPTPPGERPARTTHASPGAAYTATATVSEQGIVTGWSEDARRLLGYLASEVVGMPAADLLADRPGDTAGSGGTGTAARPVAPGQERWSGTAALRHRDGRRLDTGLLAHRRTADGGTAEWLVVSAVAGAAAASWDGPLGEWAFDRSPCVLAVFDEDLRLVRANTGMHHALSLTEAEMRGLRLSEIAPGPVSEEVERGMRRALETGEPQSVDGFVRPPGAGSANGWATTLAPVPGPDGRARAVYLSAHDKAAGETAPRKPLPPTLAGARIDTVPDSARTAQELADAAVPRLADFAVVDLLEPSPRGGAPSPGPGTGALTVSRSAVRSVLGGSQESRFAVGETAVYPALSPPVECLAAGRGAVYGTADPAVARWVAQDPGAAWIGEYGTHSIMLVPLRDGAITLGLAVFSRHQRREPFDPEDLRLAEELAARAATGIHRARRTAREHTSTMTLQRSLLPHTLPVQSALEIASRYLPSGGEAGVGGDWFDVIPLSGARVALVVGDVVGHGMRASATMGRLRTAVRTLADVDLPPDELLTHLDDLIIHLSADETGQESSGGIGTTCLYVVYDPVTRVCTAARAGHPPPAVVSPEGSAYLLDVPAGPPLGLGGLPFETVEVELPEGSLLALYTDGLLQARDHDIDEALDSMLAALIQPASTLDTVCDRVLTALLTHRPEDDVALLVARTRALHTDKVAVWDLPADPSFVAQARRGATDQLTAWGLDEAAFVTELVVSELVTNAIRYGEAPIQLRLIHEGTTLICEVSDASGTAPHMRRARIFDEGGRGLLLVAQLTQRWGTRHTLFGKTIWAEQSLVGF
- a CDS encoding response regulator transcription factor, encoding MSLTLVAHHTAATAAVLAPREQEALRHIAAGCTYVQTARSMGLSKHTVDAYLRRIRAKLGINTTAEMTRLAISLGL
- a CDS encoding serine/threonine-protein kinase, which codes for MGTAANQGLYTGRASGLIGRQIAGYRIERIIGRGGMAVVYQAKDLRLDRTVALKLIAPERVRDEVFRRRFAHESRVAARIEHPHIVPVFEAGEIEGVLYIAMRYVAGPDLRALLDRDGPLPVPTALRIAAQVASALDAAHDHDLVHRDVKPANILVAAGTDSEHPEHIYLTDFGLTKKSLALTGFTTAGEFVGTIDYVAPEQISGRPVDGRCDVYSLGCVVYESLAGGPPFVRDDAPALLWAHQYDKPPPLTEKRPDIAPEAGAVLEKALAKVPEDRYDSCLEFVAALRAATATAPARRAAPRPVDPGSEAPPGEPPREPPDWARPVFTGPGRWPGGSSPPWC